One region of Bactrocera neohumeralis isolate Rockhampton chromosome 5, APGP_CSIRO_Bneo_wtdbg2-racon-allhic-juicebox.fasta_v2, whole genome shotgun sequence genomic DNA includes:
- the LOC126758795 gene encoding uncharacterized protein LOC126758795, with protein sequence MSARNSWFLNSAILLLYYTCGGIEYISALPTGVRILHTLTHGFNIPPFRPPPYSIRFDGVNGGYMAGQVERHPWERHQFRHRNEYGPHKDFVIAQPKFHSSEEFNINSVGNTPPFILNPAAGPFEGHRVNVALTQDSIIVNHPWHNPQNQHDRRHHHRWHDCQRPIGSDPDLNGENVQGTGYEAASFGQNAIFENTNNGIREWDNNGPPRRVGGEPKEDTVIDITPTTPTTTRAAPPTTTESAERTVEITEPMTRTYETTTANNSGAISTTTTIEITEPTTKKYETTTVNNSGAISTTGATVTAAPTESTFAIDIRSGFA encoded by the coding sequence ATGAGCGCTCGAAATTCGTGGTTCTTAAACAGTGCAATATTATTGTTGTACTATACATGCGGTGGCATTGAATACATATCAGCGCTACCCACGGGTGTGCGTATATTACACACTCTAACACATGGTTTCAACATCCCACCGTTTCGGCCACCGCCATATAGCATTAGATTTGACGGCGTGAATGGAGGTTACATGGCAGGGCAAGTGGAACGACATCCATGGGAAAGACATCAGTTCCGACACCGCAACGAATATGGTCCCCATAAAGATTTTGTAATAGCACAGCCAAAGTTTCACAGTTCTGAAGAATTCAATATTAATAGCGTGGGCAATACACCACCATTCATATTGAACCCTGCAGCCGGACCTTTTGAAGGGCATAGAGTAAATGTGGCGTTAACTCAGGATTCAATAATCGTAAACCATCCTTGGCATAATCCACAAAATCAGCATGACAGAAGACATCACCATAGATGGCATGATTGCCAAAGACCAATAGGTTCGGATCCCGACTTAAACGGAGAAAATGTACAAGGTACAGGCTATGAAGCTGCCAGTTTCGGACAGAATGCAATCTTTGAGAATACTAATAACGGCATACGTGAGTGGGATAATAATGGGCCACCACGAAGAGTGGGAGGTGAACCAAAAGAAGATACCGTTATAGATATTACGCCAACGACGCCTACAACAACGCGCGCTGCCCCACCAACTACAACCGAGTCCGCTGAGAGAACTGTAGAAATTACAGAACCAATGACAAgaacatatgaaacaacaacagccaACAACTCAGGCGcaatttcaacaacaacaactatagaAATTACggaaccaacaacaaaaaaatatgaaacaacaacagtcAATAACTCAGGCGCAATTTCAACAACCGGTGCCACTGTAACTGCAGCGCCAACCGAGAGCACGTTTGCAATTGATATAAGAAGTGGATTTGCTTAA